One genomic region from Chelmon rostratus isolate fCheRos1 chromosome 11, fCheRos1.pri, whole genome shotgun sequence encodes:
- the LOC121613666 gene encoding serine/threonine-protein kinase VRK1-like isoform X2: MAPPRKRALPKPLPEGFVLTDTERKQWRLGKIIGEGGFGLIYLASRDVNRPVAADTDFVIKVEYQENGPLFSELKFYQRAAKPESMKKWKTSRKLDFLGIPMYWGSGLAEYNDLRYRFMAMDRLGSDLQKVCECNGGRLKKATVLQLGQGLVSVLEYIHENEYVHADIKAANLMLGYRDPEQVYLADYGLSYRYCPDGVHKEYKENPKKGHNGTIEYTSLDAHKGLAPSRRGDLQILGFCLLHWLCGSLPWDSVLKNPTQVQEAKTRLMDNLPESVQQLSVSGASTDEVASFLLYVKTLEYQDTPDYKHLKNVLASVVTGRLDFSMPPGPAGGSATKVQDPPTREKKAGRARGAARAKAVPAEEDEDEKKMKPKPVPAHHKKGPSPVKPQVQQRDDGVLPAVGRSLRPRPKPVVTYKEDSEDEDEEEKEEEAARPTPIPACYLRGPPIGPKAQPKQNTKPKRTGGKTEDRTTTSGRQLRPQQRKHVLTIQTHMEYWERWDERPLLHREGDSHGQGEDSDRCNENTDSCGVWEGSALRGPEEEAAPTQRKGLLSWFIYLLSLLLLGAVLGVCKSALKPF; the protein is encoded by the exons ATGGCACCACCAAGAAAGAGGGCGTTACCCAAACCCCTCCCAGAGGGCTTCGTACTGACCGACACTGAGCGGAAGCAATGGAGGCTGGGGAAAATCATTGGCGAAGGTGGCTTTGGACTGATCTATCTTG CCTCCCGGGATGTGAACAGACCTGTTGCGGCAGACACTGACTTTGTCATAAAAGTG GAGTACCAGGAGAATGGCCCCCTGTTCTCAGAACTCAAGTTCTACCAGAGGGCAGCCAAACCAGAGAGCA tgaaaaaatggaaaacaagcaggaaactggacttcctgggcATCCCAATGTACTGGGGATCAGGGCTCGCTGAATATAATGACCTCAG GTATCGCTTCATGGCCATGGACCGACTGGGCAGTGATCTTCAGAAAGTCTGCGAATGCAACGGAGGTCGACTGAAGAAGGCCACTGTGCTCCAGCTTGGTCAAGGACTG GTGTCTGTACTGGAGTATATTCATGAGAATGAGTATGTCCACGCTGACATCAAAGCTGCCAACCTCATGCTGGGTTACAGAGACCCTGAACAG GTCTACCTTGCAGACTATGGGCTGTCCTACAGGTACTGTCCTGATGGAGTCCACAAAGAATACAAGGAAAACCCCAAGAAGGGCCATAATGGAACCATCGAGTACACCAGCCTTGATGCCCACAAAGGACTTG CTCCATCTAGACGCGGTGACCTCCAGattttgggtttttgtcttcttcactgGTTATGTGGGTCTCTGCCTTGGGACAGCGTTCTCAAGAACCCAACCCAGGTCCAGGAGGCCAAGACCAG ACTGATGGATAATCTGCCAGAGTCagtccagcagctgtcagtgagcGGAGCCAGCACAG ATGAGGTGGCTTCATTCCTCCTTTATGTGAAAACTCTGGAATACCAAGATACGCCAGACTACAAGCATCTCAAAAATGTGTTGGCCAGTGTTGTCACAGGAAGACTTGACTTCTCCATGCCTCCTGGACCAGCGGGGGGGTCAGCCACCAAGGTACAAGATCCCCCCACCAGGGAAAAG AAAGCAGGACGAGCCAGAGGTGCCGCCAGAGCCAAGGCTGTGCCcgcagaggaggatgaggacgaGAAGAAGATGAAGCCTAAACCAGTGCCAGCTCACCACAAAAAAGGGCCATCCCCCGTTAAGCCTCAGGTACAACAG AGGGATGATGGAGTTTTGCCTGCTGTCGGCAGATCACTGAGGCCGAGGCCTAAACCTGTGGTGACTTATAAAGAGGACagtgaagatgaggatgaagaagaaaaagaggaggaggccgcCAGACCCACACCCATTCCTGCATGCTACTTGAGAGGCCCTCCTATAGGCCCCAAAGCTCAGCCTAAACAG AACACTAAACCCAAAAGGACTGGCGGGAAAACAGAGGACCGCACCACTACCTCAGGAAGACAGCTCCGTCCGCAACAGAGAAAACACGTACTGACAATCCAAACACACATGGAGTACTGGGAAAGGTGGGACGAAAGGCCACTCCTCCACAGAGAGGGCGACAGCCATGGACAGGGGGAGGACAGTGACCgctgtaatgaaaacacagacagctgcggTGTATGGGAAGGGTCTGCTCTCAGGGGTCCAGAAGAGGAAGCGGCTCCCACACAGAGGAAGGGACTGTTGTCCTGGTTTATCTATCTTTTATCTTTACTTCTCTTGGGTGCCGTTCTTGGAGTTTGCAAAAGTGCACTTAAACCCTTTTAA
- the LOC121613666 gene encoding serine/threonine-protein kinase VRK1-like isoform X1 — translation MAPPRKRALPKPLPEGFVLTDTERKQWRLGKIIGEGGFGLIYLASRDVNRPVAADTDFVIKVEYQENGPLFSELKFYQRAAKPESMKKWKTSRKLDFLGIPMYWGSGLAEYNDLRYRFMAMDRLGSDLQKVCECNGGRLKKATVLQLGQGLVSVLEYIHENEYVHADIKAANLMLGYRDPEQVYLADYGLSYRYCPDGVHKEYKENPKKGHNGTIEYTSLDAHKGLAPSRRGDLQILGFCLLHWLCGSLPWDSVLKNPTQVQEAKTRLMDNLPESVQQLSVSGASTDEVASFLLYVKTLEYQDTPDYKHLKNVLASVVTGRLDFSMPPGPAGGSATKVQDPPTREKQKAGRARGAARAKAVPAEEDEDEKKMKPKPVPAHHKKGPSPVKPQVQQRDDGVLPAVGRSLRPRPKPVVTYKEDSEDEDEEEKEEEAARPTPIPACYLRGPPIGPKAQPKQNTKPKRTGGKTEDRTTTSGRQLRPQQRKHVLTIQTHMEYWERWDERPLLHREGDSHGQGEDSDRCNENTDSCGVWEGSALRGPEEEAAPTQRKGLLSWFIYLLSLLLLGAVLGVCKSALKPF, via the exons ATGGCACCACCAAGAAAGAGGGCGTTACCCAAACCCCTCCCAGAGGGCTTCGTACTGACCGACACTGAGCGGAAGCAATGGAGGCTGGGGAAAATCATTGGCGAAGGTGGCTTTGGACTGATCTATCTTG CCTCCCGGGATGTGAACAGACCTGTTGCGGCAGACACTGACTTTGTCATAAAAGTG GAGTACCAGGAGAATGGCCCCCTGTTCTCAGAACTCAAGTTCTACCAGAGGGCAGCCAAACCAGAGAGCA tgaaaaaatggaaaacaagcaggaaactggacttcctgggcATCCCAATGTACTGGGGATCAGGGCTCGCTGAATATAATGACCTCAG GTATCGCTTCATGGCCATGGACCGACTGGGCAGTGATCTTCAGAAAGTCTGCGAATGCAACGGAGGTCGACTGAAGAAGGCCACTGTGCTCCAGCTTGGTCAAGGACTG GTGTCTGTACTGGAGTATATTCATGAGAATGAGTATGTCCACGCTGACATCAAAGCTGCCAACCTCATGCTGGGTTACAGAGACCCTGAACAG GTCTACCTTGCAGACTATGGGCTGTCCTACAGGTACTGTCCTGATGGAGTCCACAAAGAATACAAGGAAAACCCCAAGAAGGGCCATAATGGAACCATCGAGTACACCAGCCTTGATGCCCACAAAGGACTTG CTCCATCTAGACGCGGTGACCTCCAGattttgggtttttgtcttcttcactgGTTATGTGGGTCTCTGCCTTGGGACAGCGTTCTCAAGAACCCAACCCAGGTCCAGGAGGCCAAGACCAG ACTGATGGATAATCTGCCAGAGTCagtccagcagctgtcagtgagcGGAGCCAGCACAG ATGAGGTGGCTTCATTCCTCCTTTATGTGAAAACTCTGGAATACCAAGATACGCCAGACTACAAGCATCTCAAAAATGTGTTGGCCAGTGTTGTCACAGGAAGACTTGACTTCTCCATGCCTCCTGGACCAGCGGGGGGGTCAGCCACCAAGGTACAAGATCCCCCCACCAGGGAAAAG CAGAAAGCAGGACGAGCCAGAGGTGCCGCCAGAGCCAAGGCTGTGCCcgcagaggaggatgaggacgaGAAGAAGATGAAGCCTAAACCAGTGCCAGCTCACCACAAAAAAGGGCCATCCCCCGTTAAGCCTCAGGTACAACAG AGGGATGATGGAGTTTTGCCTGCTGTCGGCAGATCACTGAGGCCGAGGCCTAAACCTGTGGTGACTTATAAAGAGGACagtgaagatgaggatgaagaagaaaaagaggaggaggccgcCAGACCCACACCCATTCCTGCATGCTACTTGAGAGGCCCTCCTATAGGCCCCAAAGCTCAGCCTAAACAG AACACTAAACCCAAAAGGACTGGCGGGAAAACAGAGGACCGCACCACTACCTCAGGAAGACAGCTCCGTCCGCAACAGAGAAAACACGTACTGACAATCCAAACACACATGGAGTACTGGGAAAGGTGGGACGAAAGGCCACTCCTCCACAGAGAGGGCGACAGCCATGGACAGGGGGAGGACAGTGACCgctgtaatgaaaacacagacagctgcggTGTATGGGAAGGGTCTGCTCTCAGGGGTCCAGAAGAGGAAGCGGCTCCCACACAGAGGAAGGGACTGTTGTCCTGGTTTATCTATCTTTTATCTTTACTTCTCTTGGGTGCCGTTCTTGGAGTTTGCAAAAGTGCACTTAAACCCTTTTAA